A window from Salvelinus fontinalis isolate EN_2023a chromosome 8, ASM2944872v1, whole genome shotgun sequence encodes these proteins:
- the LOC129860453 gene encoding RING finger protein 223-like, whose protein sequence is MAQILQVWHTKVRPLEENVDLEKMVAFGSQPECSICYNTYDNVFKTPKLLECTHTFCLECLSRLMAISLGEQEGGGSSKIPCPFCRHPTLLTKEGPPALATSQEVLCKLPSHQQHEEPVWLDGEKLCYKRPLEANPGSSSSTSAFCISIDIGASKAGEVLAQTWPQHIGFLEHLNNWKRLLLFIMLMVLLVVIVLWPLQCIVTTGNMRCMPRSVGSVHGVTTTTATPVTRIHGLTKGAFN, encoded by the coding sequence ATGGCGCAGATCCTTCAGGTGTGGCACACCAAGGTGAGGCCCCTGGAAGAGAATGTGGACCTTGAAAAAATGGTTGCTTTTGGTAGCCAACCCGAGTGCTCTATCTGCTACAACACCTACGACAATGTCTTCAAGACGCCCAAGCTGCTGGAGTGCACCCACACCTTCTGCCTGGAGTGCCTGTCGCGCCTCATGGCCATTTCGCTAGGAGAGCAGGAAGGAGGAGGCAGCAGCAAGATCCCTTGTCCATTCTGCCGCCACCCTACCCTCCTAACCAAGGAGGGTCCGCCTGCCCTGGCCACCAGCCAAGAGGTACTGTGTAAACTGCCCAGCCACCAGCAGCACGAGGAACCTGTGTGGCTTGATGGGGAGAAGCTGTGCTACAAGCGGCCACTGGAGGCCAACCCCGGATCATCCAGCTCCACCTCGGCCTTCTGCATCTCCATCGACATCGGGGCCAGCAAGGCAGGCGAGGTCCTTGCTCAGACATGGCCCCAGCACATAGGCTTCCTGGAGCATCTGAACAACTGGAAGCGGCTGCTGCTCTTCATCATGTTGATGGTGCTGCTGGTGGTCATCGTGCTGTGGCCCCTGCAGTGCATTGTCACCACGGGCAATATGCGCTGCATGCCGCGTTCCGTGGGCTCAGTACACGGcgtcaccaccaccaccgctaCCCCAGTCACCAGGATACACGGTCTCACAAAGGGAGCCTTTaattaa